A genomic stretch from Actinomadura rubteroloni includes:
- a CDS encoding metallopeptidase family protein, producing MRSRVAGVRRRDRRGRGLRGPLTPPRAPVSRTRAERFEDLVADEVRRLGRRWGRELARVDFVVEDVPDVDPASDGPVPLGLTEADADGGDVRIVVYRRPVEARADGDRETGRLVRDLLVEEVADLLGLSPESVDPSYDSPDD from the coding sequence GTGCGATCCCGTGTGGCAGGCGTCCGGCGCCGCGACCGGCGCGGACGAGGTCTGCGCGGCCCGCTGACACCGCCGCGGGCGCCTGTGTCGCGCACCCGCGCCGAGCGCTTCGAGGACCTGGTCGCCGACGAGGTGCGCCGGCTCGGCCGCCGCTGGGGGCGGGAGCTGGCCCGGGTGGACTTCGTCGTGGAGGACGTTCCCGACGTCGACCCGGCATCGGACGGCCCCGTCCCGCTCGGCCTGACCGAGGCGGACGCCGACGGCGGCGACGTGCGCATCGTGGTCTACCGGCGGCCCGTGGAGGCCCGCGCGGACGGCGACCGGGAGACCGGGCGGCTCGTCCGGGACCTGCTGGTCGAGGAGGTCGCGGACCTGCTCGGCCTGTCGCCGGAGTCGGTGGATCCGAGCTACGACTCCCCCGACGACTGA
- a CDS encoding DUF3499 domain-containing protein — translation MSPVRICSRTACKASAVFTLTYVYRDSTAVLGPLAAYAEPHCYDLCAEHSERLTAPMGWELVRLPVETEAEPSADDLEALADAVREAARPAPGSGQEPVGQGTEVGRRGHLRVLRSEPAGTQPGQE, via the coding sequence GTGAGCCCCGTCCGCATCTGCTCCCGCACCGCCTGCAAGGCGTCCGCAGTGTTCACGCTCACGTACGTCTACCGAGACTCGACGGCCGTCCTCGGGCCGCTGGCCGCGTACGCCGAGCCGCATTGCTATGACCTCTGCGCGGAGCACTCCGAACGGCTCACCGCCCCCATGGGGTGGGAACTGGTGCGCCTCCCCGTCGAGACCGAGGCCGAGCCGAGCGCCGACGACCTGGAGGCCCTCGCCGACGCCGTCCGCGAGGCCGCCCGGCCCGCCCCCGGATCCGGCCAGGAGCCCGTCGGCCAGGGCACCGAGGTGGGCCGCCGCGGGCACCTGCGCGTCCTGCGCTCCGAGCCCGCCGGGACCCAGCCCGGCCAGGAGTAG
- a CDS encoding phosphomannomutase/phosphoglucomutase, whose protein sequence is MGDLARIFKAYDIRGVVPAELDEATAEAVGAAFVAVTGASAVVTAHDMRPSSVPLAEAFARGATGQGADVIAAGLGSTDLLYYASGVLDLPGVMFTASHNPARYNGMKLCRAGARPIGRDTGLTEIRDLVESGVQPFAGTPGTVETRDLLSGYADHLKSLVDLSGIRRLKVAVDAGNGMAGHTVPSVFAGLPLDVVPLYFELDGTFPNHEANPIEPENLRDLQAAVRANGADLGLAFDGDADRCFVVDERGEIVSPSTITALVAARELAKHPGAPIVHNLITSRAVPEIIAEHGGAPVRTRVGHSFIKQTMAESGAVFGGEHSAHFYFRDFWFADSGMLAALHVLAALGEQDAPLSHLLAEYTRYTASGEINSEVADQAAAAEQVRAAFAARPGVTIDELDGLTVIARDWWFNLRPSNTEPLLRLNAEAADEPTMAALRDEVLAIVREK, encoded by the coding sequence GTGGGCGACCTCGCCAGGATTTTCAAGGCGTACGACATCCGCGGTGTGGTGCCCGCCGAGCTGGACGAGGCCACGGCCGAGGCGGTCGGCGCGGCGTTCGTCGCGGTCACCGGCGCTTCGGCGGTCGTCACCGCCCACGACATGCGGCCCTCGTCGGTCCCGCTGGCCGAGGCGTTCGCGCGCGGCGCCACCGGACAGGGCGCGGACGTGATCGCGGCCGGGCTCGGCTCCACCGACCTGCTCTACTACGCCAGCGGCGTCCTGGACCTGCCCGGCGTCATGTTCACTGCGAGCCACAACCCCGCCCGCTACAACGGCATGAAACTGTGCCGCGCGGGGGCCCGTCCGATCGGCCGCGACACCGGGCTCACCGAGATCCGCGACCTGGTCGAGAGCGGCGTGCAGCCGTTCGCCGGGACACCCGGAACGGTCGAGACCCGTGACCTGCTCTCCGGCTACGCCGACCACCTGAAATCCCTGGTGGACCTTTCGGGCATCCGGCGGCTCAAGGTCGCCGTGGACGCGGGCAACGGGATGGCGGGGCACACCGTCCCGTCCGTCTTCGCCGGGCTGCCGCTGGACGTCGTCCCGCTCTACTTCGAGTTGGACGGGACCTTCCCCAACCACGAGGCCAACCCGATCGAGCCGGAGAACCTGCGCGACCTGCAGGCCGCCGTCCGCGCGAACGGCGCCGACCTCGGGCTCGCCTTCGACGGCGACGCCGACCGCTGCTTCGTCGTGGACGAGCGCGGCGAGATCGTCTCCCCGTCCACGATCACGGCGCTGGTCGCGGCACGGGAGCTGGCCAAGCACCCGGGGGCGCCGATCGTCCACAACCTGATCACGTCGCGGGCCGTGCCGGAGATCATCGCCGAGCACGGCGGCGCGCCCGTCCGGACTCGCGTCGGCCACTCGTTCATCAAGCAGACGATGGCCGAGAGCGGCGCGGTCTTCGGCGGCGAGCACTCCGCGCACTTCTATTTCCGCGACTTCTGGTTCGCCGACTCGGGGATGCTCGCGGCGCTGCACGTCCTCGCAGCGCTCGGCGAGCAGGACGCGCCGCTGTCCCATCTGCTCGCCGAGTACACCCGCTACACCGCGTCCGGTGAGATCAACAGCGAGGTCGCCGACCAGGCCGCCGCCGCGGAGCAGGTGCGGGCGGCGTTCGCGGCGCGGCCCGGCGTTACGATCGACGAACTGGACGGATTGACGGTCATCGCCCGCGACTGGTGGTTCAACCTGCGGCCGTCCAACACCGAACCGCTGCTGCGCCTCAACGCGGAGGCCGCCGACGAGCCGACGATGGCCGCACTCCGCGACGAGGTCCTGGCCATCGTGAGGGAGAAGTGA
- a CDS encoding Trm112 family protein: protein MTVKLDAWLLEVLACPNCGGRLDADEAAAELVCAGPCHYAYPVLDDIPVLLVDEARTPAP from the coding sequence GTGACCGTGAAGCTGGACGCGTGGCTGCTGGAGGTCCTCGCCTGCCCGAACTGCGGGGGCCGGCTCGACGCCGACGAGGCCGCCGCCGAACTGGTCTGCGCGGGACCCTGCCACTACGCCTACCCCGTCCTGGACGACATCCCGGTCCTGCTGGTGGACGAGGCGCGGACCCCCGCCCCGTGA
- a CDS encoding bifunctional phosphoglucose/phosphomannose isomerase encodes MNVAVDTGRLDDPARIEAADPQGMLRQVASSAAQIRSGLRAALESGAADVLARDGRPRALVVTGMGGSGISGDVLAAVCGAGCAIPVVTVRGYRLPGWVGAADLVVAVSCSGGTEETLSVAAEAARRGCRLLFVGGADSPLADLAAQSRSPFVPVRSAGQPRSSLWALTTPLLVAARALGLADVPDGLLESVAGRLEDIAHRCRPASETFVNPAKELAAELLGSVPMVWGSSDLAATAAYRFCCQLNENAKYPGIAGSLPEVDHNQVVAFDGFFAGGADDPDDFFRDRADDAEHGLHLVVLRDTEEHPQVAKRRAVSAELAAARGIPVTELRAEGDHPLERIATLIALADYVTVYLAIALGVDPTPVVTIQELKTRIAE; translated from the coding sequence GTGAACGTCGCGGTCGACACCGGGCGGCTGGACGATCCCGCCCGCATCGAGGCCGCCGACCCCCAGGGCATGCTGCGCCAGGTCGCGTCGTCGGCTGCGCAGATCCGCTCCGGGCTGCGCGCCGCGCTGGAGTCGGGCGCCGCGGACGTCCTCGCCCGCGACGGACGGCCCCGCGCGCTCGTCGTGACCGGCATGGGCGGCTCGGGCATCTCCGGGGACGTCCTGGCCGCCGTGTGCGGGGCAGGTTGCGCGATCCCGGTCGTCACCGTGCGCGGCTACCGGCTGCCCGGCTGGGTCGGCGCGGCGGACCTCGTGGTCGCCGTGTCCTGCTCCGGCGGCACCGAGGAGACCCTGTCGGTCGCCGCCGAGGCGGCCCGGCGCGGTTGCCGACTGCTCTTCGTCGGCGGCGCGGACTCTCCGCTTGCCGACCTCGCCGCGCAGTCGCGATCGCCGTTCGTGCCCGTCCGGTCGGCGGGACAGCCGCGCTCGTCGCTGTGGGCGCTGACGACGCCGCTGCTGGTCGCGGCGCGCGCGCTCGGGCTCGCGGACGTCCCGGACGGCCTTCTGGAGTCCGTCGCCGGACGGCTGGAGGACATCGCGCACCGGTGCCGTCCGGCCAGCGAGACGTTCGTCAACCCCGCCAAGGAACTCGCCGCCGAACTGCTCGGCAGCGTGCCGATGGTGTGGGGCTCGTCCGACCTCGCCGCGACCGCCGCCTACCGGTTCTGCTGCCAGCTCAACGAGAACGCCAAGTACCCGGGCATCGCCGGGAGCCTGCCGGAAGTCGACCACAACCAGGTCGTCGCATTCGACGGCTTCTTCGCCGGCGGCGCGGACGACCCGGACGACTTCTTCCGCGACCGCGCCGACGACGCCGAGCACGGGCTGCACCTCGTCGTTCTGCGCGACACCGAAGAACACCCGCAGGTCGCCAAGCGGCGCGCGGTGTCGGCGGAACTCGCGGCGGCACGCGGCATCCCGGTCACCGAGCTGCGCGCCGAGGGCGACCACCCGCTGGAACGGATCGCCACTTTGATCGCGCTCGCCGACTACGTCACGGTTTACTTGGCTATCGCGCTGGGTGTCGACCCGACACCCGTCGTGACCATCCAGGAACTGAAGACGAGGATCGCAGAATGA
- a CDS encoding cation diffusion facilitator family transporter — MSAEGGTKAIIAALAANLGIAASKLVAFAFTGSSSMLAESIHSLADSGNQGLLILGRKRSERDRTPEHPFGYGRERFFYAFVVAVVLFTVGAAFSLYEGVEKVLHPHHVESPAWAFGVLIAAIAMESFSFRTAIKESNALRADKSWVQFIRRAKAPELPVVLLEDAAALIGLVLALFGVTMAVVTDDGVWDGIGTIAIGLLLACVATILAIETKSLLIGEGADPDQEKRIVAALESAEEVDHVIHLRTEYIGPEELLIAAKIAVHHDDTAAQVARGIDAAEARVRAELPEARLIYLEPALADKMDETPTTH; from the coding sequence ATGAGTGCTGAGGGCGGGACGAAGGCCATCATCGCGGCGCTGGCCGCCAATCTGGGCATCGCCGCGTCCAAGCTTGTGGCGTTCGCGTTCACGGGGTCGTCGTCCATGCTGGCCGAGTCGATCCACTCGCTCGCCGACTCCGGCAACCAGGGACTGCTGATCCTCGGTCGTAAGCGCTCCGAGCGGGACCGGACGCCCGAGCACCCGTTCGGCTACGGTCGCGAGCGCTTCTTCTACGCGTTCGTCGTCGCGGTCGTCCTTTTCACCGTCGGCGCGGCGTTCTCGCTCTACGAGGGTGTCGAGAAGGTGCTGCACCCGCACCACGTCGAGTCCCCGGCGTGGGCGTTCGGGGTGCTGATCGCCGCCATCGCGATGGAGAGCTTCTCGTTCCGGACGGCGATCAAGGAGTCCAACGCCCTGCGCGCCGACAAGTCCTGGGTGCAGTTCATCCGCCGGGCGAAGGCGCCGGAGCTGCCGGTCGTCCTGCTGGAGGACGCGGCGGCGCTCATCGGGCTCGTCCTCGCCCTGTTCGGCGTGACGATGGCGGTCGTCACCGACGACGGCGTCTGGGACGGCATCGGCACCATCGCGATCGGCCTGCTGCTCGCCTGCGTCGCGACCATCCTCGCGATCGAGACCAAGAGCCTCCTGATCGGTGAGGGCGCCGACCCGGACCAGGAGAAGCGGATCGTCGCCGCACTGGAGTCGGCCGAAGAGGTCGACCACGTGATCCACCTGCGCACCGAGTACATCGGCCCGGAGGAACTGCTGATCGCCGCCAAGATCGCCGTCCACCACGACGACACGGCCGCGCAGGTCGCCCGGGGCATCGACGCCGCCGAGGCGCGCGTCCGGGCCGAGCTCCCCGAGGCCCGCCTGATCTACCTGGAGCCCGCCCTGGCCGACAAAATGGACGAGACGCCCACCACTCACTAA
- a CDS encoding sensor histidine kinase yields the protein MTADDRPASAPAEAPTAFGPAVAHQAWRLSGRIVAGVGQLLLWILTGVGTLLRPVRRRLADRLTGGRPPVPGDSGTRRAVFPRWVHLWEEVTRAWYFAPLTGLALTVAALAELVPRAEAPVSVAGAFAVAATLPLVWRREYLRPVAAVALGASAASLLTGQPVLVTTAFAALYTLYALGRELPRQSTGVLAAGAIVTVAVVYLATATLDDVPWPATVLAVLAAIGLGDARTAVESAGRTEAAAAERTNETLTRLSAAQREQAVMRERARIARELHDVVAHSVSMIAVQAETAPYTMDDLSPEARAGYTEIAKTAREALVEMRRLLGVLRADARPEQPDSAPQPRLDRLPELIDQHRGAGGRVDLRVQGDPRTLSTTVELSAYRIVQEALTNARRHAPGAEVKVDLVYLPDRLAVRVRDDGAARTAVLPQSDPAATMLDGPARTRVLPDQGGHGLLGMRERATMLGGRFSAGPAVQGGFQVEAELPLHREENPSREPEAPPGRR from the coding sequence GTGACCGCTGACGACCGTCCCGCATCCGCGCCCGCCGAGGCGCCTACCGCTTTTGGCCCCGCCGTCGCCCATCAGGCTTGGCGGCTGTCCGGCCGGATCGTCGCGGGCGTCGGCCAGTTGCTGCTGTGGATCCTGACCGGGGTGGGGACGTTGCTGCGTCCTGTTCGCCGCCGGCTCGCGGATCGGCTCACGGGGGGCCGCCCGCCCGTGCCCGGCGACTCGGGGACGCGGCGGGCCGTGTTCCCGCGCTGGGTCCACCTTTGGGAGGAGGTGACACGGGCCTGGTACTTCGCTCCGCTCACTGGTCTGGCGCTGACGGTCGCCGCTCTCGCCGAGCTGGTGCCGCGCGCTGAGGCGCCGGTGAGCGTGGCGGGTGCGTTCGCCGTCGCCGCCACGTTGCCGCTGGTGTGGCGGCGGGAGTACCTGAGGCCCGTCGCGGCGGTGGCGTTGGGCGCTTCGGCGGCGTCGCTGCTGACCGGGCAGCCGGTGCTGGTGACGACGGCGTTCGCCGCGCTTTACACGTTGTATGCGCTCGGCCGCGAGCTGCCGCGTCAGTCGACCGGTGTCCTGGCCGCGGGCGCGATCGTTACGGTCGCGGTGGTGTATCTCGCGACGGCGACGTTGGACGACGTCCCGTGGCCCGCGACGGTCCTCGCGGTACTCGCCGCGATCGGGCTCGGTGACGCCCGCACGGCCGTGGAGAGCGCCGGACGCACCGAGGCCGCCGCCGCGGAGCGCACCAACGAGACCCTCACCCGGCTCAGCGCGGCGCAGCGCGAGCAGGCCGTCATGCGCGAACGCGCCCGGATCGCGCGGGAACTGCACGATGTTGTCGCCCACTCGGTCTCGATGATCGCTGTGCAGGCGGAGACGGCGCCGTACACGATGGACGACCTGTCCCCGGAGGCCCGCGCGGGCTACACCGAGATCGCCAAGACGGCGCGGGAGGCGCTGGTCGAGATGCGGCGGCTGCTCGGCGTGCTGCGCGCGGACGCCCGTCCCGAGCAGCCCGACTCCGCCCCGCAGCCACGGCTGGACCGGTTGCCGGAGCTGATCGACCAGCATCGCGGCGCGGGCGGACGGGTCGACCTGCGCGTCCAGGGCGATCCCCGGACGCTGTCCACGACGGTCGAGCTGTCGGCGTACCGGATCGTCCAGGAGGCGCTGACGAACGCGCGGCGGCACGCGCCCGGCGCCGAGGTGAAGGTGGACCTCGTGTACCTGCCGGACCGGCTGGCCGTCCGGGTCCGGGACGACGGGGCCGCCCGGACGGCGGTCCTGCCGCAGAGCGACCCGGCCGCCACGATGCTGGACGGTCCGGCCCGCACTCGCGTCCTCCCGGACCAGGGCGGCCACGGTCTGTTGGGCATGCGGGAACGTGCGACCATGCTGGGCGGACGGTTCTCCGCCGGACCCGCCGTGCAGGGGGGCTTCCAGGTGGAGGCCGAACTTCCGCTGCACAGGGAGGAGAACCCCAGCCGTGAGCCCGAGGCACCGCCCGGCCGTCGCTGA
- a CDS encoding response regulator, giving the protein MIKVLIIDDQTIVRAGFAALLGAQDDITVAGEGADGHDAVRLAELHRPDVIVMDIRMPGMDGIEATRRILAQPWAEGVRILVLTTFDVDEYVYEALAVGASGFLLKDATADELVAAVRVVARGDALLAPQVTGRLIREFTKQRRTRPQAPPGLETLTARETEVLVLIAGGLSNAEIARRLVVSEHTVKTHVARVFTKLGLRDRAQAVMLAYESGVVVPGSSAPDPS; this is encoded by the coding sequence GTGATCAAAGTCCTGATCATCGACGACCAGACCATCGTCCGCGCGGGCTTCGCGGCGCTGCTCGGCGCCCAGGACGACATCACGGTCGCGGGCGAGGGCGCCGACGGGCACGACGCGGTGCGGCTCGCCGAGCTCCACCGGCCCGACGTGATCGTCATGGATATCCGGATGCCGGGAATGGACGGCATCGAGGCGACCCGCCGGATCCTGGCGCAGCCGTGGGCGGAGGGCGTGCGGATCCTCGTCCTGACGACGTTCGACGTGGACGAGTACGTCTACGAGGCCCTGGCCGTCGGCGCGAGCGGCTTCCTGCTCAAGGACGCCACGGCGGACGAGCTGGTCGCGGCCGTCCGCGTCGTCGCGCGTGGCGACGCGCTGCTGGCGCCGCAGGTGACGGGACGGCTCATCCGCGAGTTCACCAAACAGCGCCGGACCCGTCCGCAGGCGCCGCCCGGACTGGAGACGCTGACCGCCCGGGAGACCGAGGTGCTCGTCCTCATCGCAGGAGGCCTGTCGAACGCCGAGATCGCGCGGCGGCTGGTGGTGAGCGAGCACACGGTGAAGACGCACGTGGCGCGCGTGTTCACCAAGCTGGGTCTCCGCGACCGCGCCCAGGCGGTCATGCTGGCCTACGAGTCGGGCGTGGTCGTTCCTGGAAGCAGCGCCCCCGACCCGTCCTGA
- a CDS encoding MerR family transcriptional regulator, with protein sequence MRITEAARRLGTSPRMLRYRESLGLLPATRDAGPGHRRFGDDELRAVALALSLERRYDIGPAELAFGLRVLAEPEVQARLRELGERVGRLSAPPARYLDFEKEKALRLLRRR encoded by the coding sequence ATGCGTATCACAGAGGCCGCGCGACGGCTCGGCACGTCCCCCCGGATGCTCCGGTACCGCGAGTCGCTCGGCCTGCTCCCCGCCACCCGCGACGCCGGTCCGGGCCATCGCCGGTTCGGGGACGACGAGCTGCGCGCCGTCGCCCTAGCCCTCTCCCTGGAACGGCGCTACGACATCGGACCCGCCGAGCTGGCCTTCGGCCTGCGCGTGCTCGCCGAACCCGAAGTGCAGGCGCGGCTGCGCGAACTCGGCGAACGCGTCGGCCGGCTGTCCGCGCCGCCCGCCCGCTACCTCGACTTCGAGAAGGAGAAGGCCCTGCGGCTGCTGCGGCGCCGCTGA
- the ahcY gene encoding adenosylhomocysteinase, whose translation MDFKVADLSLADFGRREIRLAEHEMPGLMSVREEYAAAKPLRGARIMGSLHMTIQTAVLIETLVDLGADVRWVSCNIFSTQDHAAAAVVVGRDGTVDEPKGIPVFAWKGETLEEYWWCTDQALRWPDGGTPNMILDDGGDATLLVHKGAEYEKLGSVPTATADDPEEWGVILETLRRTIAEQPGRWTETAKNVKGVTEETTTGVHRLYEMHKAGTLAFPAINVNDSVTKSKFDNKYGCRHSVIDGLNRATDVLIGGKVAVVCGYGDVGKGCAEALKGQGARVIVTEIDPICALQAAMDGFQVTVLEDVVDKADIFVTTTGNFNIIRADHMERMKHQAIVSNIGHFDNEIDMTGLAKIPGVVKTEIKPQVHEWRFADGHTILVLAEGRLMNLGCATGHPSFVMSNSFTNQVIAQIELFTKTEEYPVGVYVLPKHLDEKVARLHLDALGVKLTELTKEQAAYIGVHQEGPYKPDHYRY comes from the coding sequence ATGGACTTCAAGGTCGCCGACCTTTCGCTCGCGGACTTCGGGCGCCGGGAGATCCGGCTCGCCGAGCACGAGATGCCCGGCCTGATGTCGGTCCGGGAGGAGTACGCCGCCGCCAAGCCGCTGCGCGGCGCCCGGATCATGGGCTCGCTGCACATGACGATCCAGACCGCCGTCCTCATCGAGACGCTGGTCGACCTCGGCGCGGACGTCCGCTGGGTGAGCTGCAACATCTTCTCCACGCAGGACCACGCCGCCGCTGCGGTCGTCGTCGGCCGGGACGGCACCGTCGACGAGCCGAAGGGCATCCCGGTGTTCGCCTGGAAGGGCGAGACGCTGGAGGAGTACTGGTGGTGCACCGACCAGGCGCTGCGCTGGCCGGACGGCGGGACCCCCAACATGATCCTGGACGACGGCGGTGACGCGACGCTGCTCGTCCACAAGGGCGCTGAGTACGAGAAGCTCGGCTCCGTACCGACCGCGACCGCCGACGACCCCGAGGAGTGGGGCGTCATCCTGGAGACGCTGCGCCGGACGATCGCCGAGCAGCCCGGCCGCTGGACCGAGACGGCGAAGAACGTCAAGGGCGTCACCGAGGAGACGACGACCGGCGTCCACCGCCTGTACGAGATGCACAAGGCGGGCACGCTGGCGTTCCCGGCGATCAACGTCAACGACTCGGTGACGAAGTCGAAGTTCGACAACAAGTACGGCTGCCGCCACTCGGTGATCGACGGCCTGAACCGCGCCACGGACGTCCTGATCGGCGGCAAGGTCGCGGTCGTGTGCGGCTACGGCGACGTCGGCAAGGGCTGCGCGGAGGCGCTGAAGGGCCAGGGCGCCCGCGTCATCGTCACCGAGATCGACCCGATCTGCGCGCTGCAGGCCGCGATGGACGGCTTCCAGGTCACCGTGCTGGAGGACGTGGTCGACAAGGCGGACATCTTCGTCACGACGACCGGCAACTTCAACATCATCCGCGCCGACCACATGGAGCGGATGAAGCACCAGGCGATCGTGTCCAACATCGGGCACTTCGACAACGAGATCGACATGACCGGGCTCGCCAAGATCCCGGGCGTCGTCAAGACCGAGATCAAGCCGCAGGTCCACGAGTGGCGCTTCGCCGACGGCCACACGATCCTCGTGCTGGCCGAGGGCCGGCTGATGAACCTCGGCTGCGCGACCGGCCACCCGTCGTTCGTGATGTCGAACTCGTTCACCAACCAGGTCATCGCGCAGATCGAGCTGTTCACCAAGACCGAGGAGTACCCGGTCGGCGTGTACGTCCTGCCCAAGCACCTGGACGAGAAGGTCGCCCGCCTGCACCTGGACGCGCTGGGCGTCAAGCTGACGGAGCTGACCAAGGAGCAGGCCGCCTACATCGGCGTCCACCAGGAGGGTCCGTACAAGCCGGACCACTACCGCTACTGA
- the ahcY gene encoding adenosylhomocysteinase, with amino-acid sequence MSDVADMALAGSGVGRIEWADRSMPVLRLIRERFAADRPLDGWRIAACMHVTTETANLIRTLQAGGAHVSLAASNPLSTQDDTAAALAVEYGASVFARSGVDRDGYYRHIHQALEIGPDLVLDDGCDLVNLLHLERTDLLGAVKGGCEETTTGVIRLHQMAREGALKFPMVAVNDTDTKHMFDNRYGTGQSTLDGIIRATNTLLAGKTIVIAGFGYCGRGLAERARGLGARVVVTEIDPVKALDAVLQGFAVEPMDDACRHGDVFITVTGNRDVIRGEHLAAMKDGAILANSGHFDVEIDVRALADLAVAVNPGVRPQADEYVLADGRRLVLLAEGRLVNLAAAEGHPAAVMDMSFADQALTCAWLAEAHAGLAAAVHDVPKEIDTEVARLKLASMAIGIDSLTPDQEEYLRSWRLGS; translated from the coding sequence GTGAGCGACGTCGCCGACATGGCGCTGGCCGGCTCGGGGGTGGGCCGCATCGAGTGGGCCGACCGGTCGATGCCGGTGCTGCGGCTGATCCGCGAGCGGTTCGCGGCGGACCGTCCGCTGGACGGGTGGCGCATCGCGGCGTGCATGCACGTCACGACGGAGACCGCGAACCTCATCCGGACGCTCCAGGCGGGCGGCGCGCACGTTTCGCTGGCGGCGTCGAACCCGCTGTCCACGCAGGACGACACGGCCGCCGCGCTCGCCGTCGAGTACGGCGCTTCGGTGTTCGCCCGGTCGGGTGTGGACCGCGACGGTTATTACCGGCACATCCACCAAGCATTGGAGATCGGCCCCGACCTGGTGCTGGACGACGGCTGCGACCTCGTCAACCTCCTGCACTTGGAGCGGACGGATCTGCTCGGCGCGGTGAAGGGCGGCTGCGAGGAGACGACGACGGGCGTCATCCGGCTGCACCAGATGGCGCGCGAGGGCGCGCTGAAGTTCCCGATGGTGGCGGTCAACGACACCGACACCAAGCACATGTTCGACAACAGGTACGGGACGGGCCAGTCCACGCTGGACGGCATCATCCGCGCCACGAACACCTTGCTGGCGGGCAAGACGATCGTCATCGCGGGGTTCGGCTACTGCGGACGCGGTCTCGCCGAGCGGGCCAGGGGCCTCGGCGCGCGTGTCGTCGTGACCGAGATCGACCCGGTGAAGGCGCTGGACGCGGTGCTGCAGGGCTTCGCGGTCGAGCCGATGGACGACGCCTGCCGCCACGGTGACGTCTTCATCACCGTGACGGGCAACCGGGACGTAATCCGCGGCGAGCACCTGGCGGCGATGAAGGACGGCGCGATCCTCGCGAACTCCGGCCACTTCGATGTGGAGATCGACGTCCGGGCGCTGGCGGACCTCGCGGTGGCGGTTAATCCGGGCGTCCGCCCGCAGGCCGACGAGTACGTGCTCGCCGACGGCCGCCGCCTGGTGCTGCTGGCGGAAGGACGTCTGGTCAACCTGGCCGCCGCCGAGGGCCATCCGGCGGCCGTCATGGACATGTCGTTCGCCGACCAGGCGCTGACCTGTGCGTGGCTGGCCGAGGCGCACGCGGGGCTGGCGGCGGCCGTCCACGACGTCCCGAAAGAGATCGACACCGAGGTCGCGCGGCTCAAGCTCGCGTCGATGGCCATCGGAATCGACAGCCTGACGCCCGATCAGGAGGAATACCTCCGCTCCTGGCGACTCGGGTCCTGA